From the genome of Haloarcula taiwanensis:
GTTGTGCTGTTTGAACGGAACGGGCTGGTCGCCCTCGATAACCGCATCGAGGTAGTCGACAGCCTCGCCGGCCGTTTTGCCCTTGATCTCGCGGGCGATGGCCTTGCTGTGCTTGAAGCTCATCTGCCGCTCCCGGAGCATCGCTTTGGCCGTCGTGTCCGGGTCGGCTTCGACTGAGTAACTGATTCCCATGATTATTTGAGCGGTACGAACTTCGAGGAGCGTGTCGCTCCGATACCGGCCTGACCGTGTTCGACGCTACTCCGGGTGAGCTGGAACTCACCGAGGTAGTGGCCGAGCATCTCGGGCTCGACTTTGACACGCTCGAAGTTCTGGCCGTCGTGGACGGCGAAGGTCAGCCCGACCATCTCCGGGAGCACCGGCATGTCGCGCAGGTGCGTCCGGATCGGGTCGTTGGCTGTCTCCTCTTCGCCGGCCGCGCGGGCCTTGTCGAGGAGCTTGTGTTTCTCCTCGGTCAGGCCGCGTACGATACTTCGCCGCTGTCGAGCGGGGAGCAGTTCCGCGACTTCCTCGAGCTCCATCTCCTGCAGCTCGTCGAGCGTGTGGCCGCGGAAGGAGAACTCTCCTTCGTGGCCGATTTGATACTCTGAACTCATTCGTTGCCACCTCGACCAGTTCGCTTCGAGGCGATGTCCCCGACCTTACGGCCAGGCGGGGCGTTCCGCGAGATGGACTTGGGCTTGCCGGGGTGCTGGCGGCCGCCACCACCGAACGGGTGATCGACAGCGTTCATCGCAACACCGCGGACGTTGGGCCACTTCGTCCCTCGCGCTTTCATCTTGTGATGCTTGTTGCCAGCCTTGACGAACGGCTTGTCAGTTCGGCCGCCACCGGCGACGACGCCGATGGTGGCACGACACTGCGGGTCAAGCCGCTTCATCTCCCCGGAGGGGAGCTTGACGACCGCGACGTTGCGGTCGTGGGTGAGCAGCTGGGCGTTGACACCCGACGCGCGGGCGAACTTCCCACCGTCACCGGGGCTGGATTCGACGTTACACACCGGGACTCCCTCTGGGATTTCGGCCAGCGGGAGCGTGTTCCCGGGTGCGATTTCGGCGCTGACGCCGACCTGTAGCTCGTCGCCCACCCCGACGCCCTCCGGCGCGAGGATGAGACGACGGTCGCCGTCTTCGAACTCGACGGCGGCGACCGGGGCCGAGCGGGCCGGGTCGTGCTCGATGTCGACGACTGTGCCGGCGACGACGTCGCCGTCCTCGACCTTGCGGTGCTCCAGATCAGCCTTGTAACGGTGCGACGGCGCACGGAACGTAGAGGTCCCGCGGCCGCGCCGTTGTCCTTGGATTCGTCGTCCCATCGTTAGAACACCCCAATTCTGGAGGCGACTTCCTGGGCGTCGTCGTCCTCGGAGAGGCGAACGACGGCCTTCTTCTCGCCGTCCATCGTGTTCTGCGTGTTGACCTGTTCGACTGTCACGTCGTACTGCTCCTCGACGGCGTCGGCGACCTCGCCCTTGGAGGCGCGGTCGTCGACGGCGAACTGGAGCTTGTTCTGGAAGTCCATGTCGTTCATGGCCTTCTCAGTGACGTGTGGGTGTTTGATGACATCCCAGCTCATCGCTCGGCCACCTCCGCGAGTGCGGATTCCGTGAAGACGGTGAGTCGACCGGGTGCGCCGCCGGGCGCGAGGTCTTCCGTGTTGACCTCGCTTGCGGTCGCCACGTCGGCTCCCGCGAGGTTGCGGGCGGCCGTCGACGGCTCGTCGCTGGTCACGAAGAGAATCGAGGCGGGACGACGGTACTTCCGTCCGCGGGCCGACCCCTGTCCAGCCTTGATCTTCGTCTCGTCGGCGCGGTCGATGTCCGCGTGGACGTCGAGCGCCTCCAGCAGCGAGACGACTTCCTGCGTCTTGACGAGGTCCTCGAAGTCGTCGGAGACGACGACGGGGACTTCGTCACGGTCGAACTCGTGGCCACGGTCGGCGACGAGGTCGGCGTCGGCCGTCGCGGCCAGCGCCGAGCGAACGGCCAGCTGCCGTTCCTTGTCGTTGAGGTCGAGCGAGCGGTCCTTCTCGGCTTTCGGCGGGTGGGCGCGTCGCCCCTTGACCGCCTGCGGGACGCGGCGGGCACGGCCGTCCTGCTTCGGGACGTGTGCCTGCCCGCGGCCGCTACCGAAGGACTCGGCCGGCGTTCGGAGGCCGGCGTACTCGTCGGACCCGTAGTCCTGCTTCCGGTTGGCCTGTGCGGCACGTACAGCCTTGCCGATGAGGTCGGTCCGAACCGGCGTCTCGAAGACGTCCGGCAGGTCGACCTCGCCGTCTGTGTTGCCGTCCAGGTCGTAGATTGTTGCCTGCATAGGTTATCCCTGGTTCGATTCGTTGGAGACGTAGCGCACCTCGGGGTCGAGGCGCGGCTGGTCGTTCGGACGCACTGCGGGCCGGAAGCGCACCAGGCGCTTGTCCGGACCGGGCACGGAGCCTTTCACGAGCGTGTACGACCCATCGACCTCGCCGTAGTTGACGAAGCCGCCATCGACGGTGGGCTCGTCGCCCTCGCCGATGTCGATGAGACGCTTGTTGAGCTCGGTGCGCTGGTGGTAGCCGGTCTGCCCCTGCTGGGGGACCGTCGAGCGCACGCGGGACGGGTTCCACGGACCGAGGTTGCCGATCCGTCGGCGCCATCCCTGGCGGGCGTGCTTGCCCTTCCGCTTCTGGACGCCCCACCGCTTGACGGGACCCTGCGTCCCCTTGCCTTTCGTGACACCGGCCACGTCGGCGTACTCGCCGGCGCGGAAGATGTCGTTCATGGCGTGTTCGCCACCGTCCTCGACGAGGTCGAGGGCGTGGTCGAGGCGGTCCGAAACGGACCCACCGCCGACGCGAGTCTCCATCACGTCGGGCTTTTTCTTCGGGACGCTCGGGACGGCGTCGGGGACGGTGTGCGTAATAACTCGCACGTCCCCGAGGTCACCGGCCTCGAGTGCGTCACGTACCTGTTCCTCAGCAGCGTCCGGGTCGTGGTCCTCCGGAACGTCCAGGGTCCGGTCGAGCTCCGAGTGGAACTCGTCGGTCCAGACTTCCGTCAGCGGACGCTGACCGTACGGCGTGTCTTCGTACGCTCGCAGGGCGACGGCGCGCATCGGCGGCGTCTCGATGACTGTCACCGGGACAGTCTCCTCCATCCCCTCGCGGGGGGAGTTGGGTTCGTCGTTGACGAGCACGACGTGTGTCATGCCTGCCTTGTAGCCGGCGAACCCCTGGACGCCCGGCTGGCCGTCGTCGGACGGCCAGCTGTTGAAGCGAGGTGTCTCGCTCGTCGAGCGCTTGCGCGGGCCAAAGCCCATTGAGCCTTTGCGTGGTCTGCTTGGTTGTGGCATTCGTTTACTCCGTGAGGGTTAGACAGGTGAGGGAGGCGAACAGAGCTTCCTCCGTCCGCACGACCTCACTGCCCTGGTTCGGAACCGTATTCAGCCAGAGGTCGAACCCTTCTGGTTCGTCGCTCGTCTGGTCTCCCCCGACGGCGTCCGGGGCAACGTCGAGTATCGACGGTAACCCGCGCTCGGGTGCCCCGAAGGCGACGGTCATGCCGCCCTCGGCGTCGCGCCGCTCGGCCAGCTGGCCGAGACGGGTCGACGTTACCGGCTCGCCGTATCGCGAGGACGCGATAGTGAGCCCGGCATCGTCGCGCGAGAGTGCCGCATCGAGGTCCGCGGCGACAACGTCGAATCCCGTTGTAGGGGCGTCGACGAGTTTCGCCCGGACCGGCCGTCGCGAAGAGACCCTGACGGTCACGCGCTCCCCCTGTGCCACGTCCATATCCGCTGGGACGGGCAGGGAGATCGGGTGTTGCATGCCGCAATTGACCCGGACGCGCCCATCAGCTCCGACCTCGGTCACGATTCCCTGTCTTAACGACCCCGAACCCTCAGATCCGGAGCCGGTCTGTGAACGCACGCGGAGCGGCGGCAGGACGCCGACGCACTCCAGTTCGTCCCGCTTACCCCACATCTCCTTTCGGAGGTGCGGGGGCGTCGCGGCGTACCGCAGCACGGTTTCGACGAACCCGTCTTCCCACTTGCCCGCCCCGTCAGGGTCGGGATACACTGTCAGCCGATCAACCCGGTAGACCGCAGCCGCGCGGGCCACGTAACCGAGCTTGCGAGTTGCCTCGCGTCTGTCCTCGGCTTCCCGTGCGAGGGAAGACGGCACGAGTACGCTGGTCGTCATGCCGTGACGCTTCCACGTCGCGCCACTAGACTGTGCCGATATCTCCCTTTCCAGGGCTTAAAAAGCCCCCGTTTCGCGTTCGCGATGCGTCGCGTTCACATGGTCCGTCATGCCGGTTCGGGACCGATGCAACGGCTCACTGTATTGCCGCTTCCGAAAGTCTATGTCTCGTGACGCCATCACATGATCCGGCGCTCAGCCGGGGAGATGATTGCCCTCACTTCCCATGGTTTTCCCCGGAAAACGGAAGGCTTTTTACTCTCACCCTCGCCAGATTTGATTGCAACGAGGCGTTGCGCGCTGGTACCGAGCGGCCGACGGCCGCGAAGGTCAGGGC
Proteins encoded in this window:
- a CDS encoding 50S ribosomal protein L2; its protein translation is MGRRIQGQRRGRGTSTFRAPSHRYKADLEHRKVEDGDVVAGTVVDIEHDPARSAPVAAVEFEDGDRRLILAPEGVGVGDELQVGVSAEIAPGNTLPLAEIPEGVPVCNVESSPGDGGKFARASGVNAQLLTHDRNVAVVKLPSGEMKRLDPQCRATIGVVAGGGRTDKPFVKAGNKHHKMKARGTKWPNVRGVAMNAVDHPFGGGGRQHPGKPKSISRNAPPGRKVGDIASKRTGRGGNE
- a CDS encoding 50S ribosomal protein L23: MSWDVIKHPHVTEKAMNDMDFQNKLQFAVDDRASKGEVADAVEEQYDVTVEQVNTQNTMDGEKKAVVRLSEDDDAQEVASRIGVF
- a CDS encoding 50S ribosomal protein L4 codes for the protein MQATIYDLDGNTDGEVDLPDVFETPVRTDLIGKAVRAAQANRKQDYGSDEYAGLRTPAESFGSGRGQAHVPKQDGRARRVPQAVKGRRAHPPKAEKDRSLDLNDKERQLAVRSALAATADADLVADRGHEFDRDEVPVVVSDDFEDLVKTQEVVSLLEALDVHADIDRADETKIKAGQGSARGRKYRRPASILFVTSDEPSTAARNLAGADVATASEVNTEDLAPGGAPGRLTVFTESALAEVAER
- a CDS encoding 50S ribosomal protein L3, producing the protein MPQPSRPRKGSMGFGPRKRSTSETPRFNSWPSDDGQPGVQGFAGYKAGMTHVVLVNDEPNSPREGMEETVPVTVIETPPMRAVALRAYEDTPYGQRPLTEVWTDEFHSELDRTLDVPEDHDPDAAEEQVRDALEAGDLGDVRVITHTVPDAVPSVPKKKPDVMETRVGGGSVSDRLDHALDLVEDGGEHAMNDIFRAGEYADVAGVTKGKGTQGPVKRWGVQKRKGKHARQGWRRRIGNLGPWNPSRVRSTVPQQGQTGYHQRTELNKRLIDIGEGDEPTVDGGFVNYGEVDGSYTLVKGSVPGPDKRLVRFRPAVRPNDQPRLDPEVRYVSNESNQG
- a CDS encoding 30S ribosomal protein S19 — translated: MSSEYQIGHEGEFSFRGHTLDELQEMELEEVAELLPARQRRSIVRGLTEEKHKLLDKARAAGEEETANDPIRTHLRDMPVLPEMVGLTFAVHDGQNFERVKVEPEMLGHYLGEFQLTRSSVEHGQAGIGATRSSKFVPLK